The DNA region ACCGTTTCGACAAGACACAGGCACTGAGGGTCCGAGCCAGGCGCTTCCGGAGGactgtggtggggggggggagagggggtcaGGTTAACCTCAGGGACAGCGGTTCCAACCCCCTACCCAACCTTCCATCCCATCTGCTAGGCTGGGAACTGTACTCACCGTGCTCCACATAAGTGATAAATGCCAGGGACAGCAGCACCGCGGCCAGGTGGAAGCTGAAGCCCTGGTGGGGCCCCGGGGGGCAATGAGGTGAGTGAAGAGGAGGCCCTGCCACCCCACCCAGCCTCCGCCCTCATCCCACTTCACCCTGCTCACATGCAGGAGGGCGCTGGCTGCATAGGTGACCAGCACGGCTGAGAAGGTTCCCAGGCGGAGAGCATTCTTGAAAACATCTGGAAGGAGATGTGGGTCAAGAGCAGTGgcgggattcagctggttcgcaccggttcagcagaaccgatatcaaattttttgttgaattcggCAAACCAGGtgtaaaatagcacttgtaatcagggttctctctaaggtgggcgcctgggcagccgcccaatgtggaagtcacaaatttacattccgtactcttttttaatgttcatctgcacaacagtgtattctaagcatgCGCAGTAATGTTTATACCATccttaggtgaaaaaaattgcaagtaaggatgccaatcaagaagcaatatggaaatatcttaaataacacttttattgttctttgtcaggtattatttaatattttttcattaatattttaaaactcttatctagttttgtgtacctcttttattgttcttatttaagtattaaatgcatgaaataataaactatcttttttttaatacttaaaacagtcattagggcagagaaccggttgttaaattatttgagtcccgCCACTGGTATTATCTCCCAAAATTCCCTCTTGCCCTTCCTGGGGGAGCCGTAGGGTAGGGTGAGGATACACTTAACGTGTTGGAAGCCCCAGGATAAAGTCTTTACAATGGCCTCGTACTTCCTTTGTCCAAAACTTAGCTCTTAAACTTCCCTCCCTACCAGCTTCTCCCACAGTCTCCCCAAGTTCAGCCAATGTCAACTCTACTCTTCCATTTCCTCAGAGCATAAACCTGAGAATCACCCTTGATCTGCTCTCTCCCTACTCCCACAACCAAACTCAGCAAGTCCTATCAGTTTCACCATCCGAATTTACCCAGAATCTGACCTCTGCTTTCCATATCCACTGCTGTTACCACCATCACCAGCCTGGACTACTGCAGTGGCCCCCTCGCTGTTtgccccctcaccccctcacctgTCCTTACAGCAGCCAGAGGGTCCTGTTACAACACAAGTCAGCCCAAGGCCCTCCTCTGCTCAGACCGGTGTTGTAGCTGCAGCTCTCTtagggaaaaagcagaagtccTCCCTGTGGCCAGTGGGGCCTTACAGGACCAGGCCCCTGTCACCTCTCGGACCCCACCTCCTACCACTGGCCCCCTATTTCCTCCTGCTGAACtcttacctcagggcctttgcactggcagTTCCCACCATCTGTTACACTCTTACCCCACATATTCACATTGTATGCTCTCTCACCTTCTTCAGGTCCTTGCTCAAATGTCACAGCCTCCATGGAACTTGTTCTggctaatttatttaaaatggccACCTCCCACTCCCATTGCCAACCTTCCCAGATCATCCTTtcctgctttattattattattattattattatttaccagAGCATTTATCACCATCTGAActgttgtgtatttttttcttatgatctGCTCCCCTCACAAAAATGCCAGCTTTACAAGGGCTGggatttggggtttgttttttttttgtccctgcAGTACCTTTAGGGCCTAGCAGATaagaagtaaatgtttgttgTATGGCTATGTGAAAGGGCCTGGGGTGAGGACTCTCCTCTCTTGAAGTGGCAACTTGGTGACTCACAGTTATTTAGCCAATAAGACATGGGCAGGTTCCAGCTTGTGACAACCTCTACCATGGACCGAGGCAGCTCCACGTTCAGTGGCTTGGACACTGTCAAGTCCCTGTGGGCAAAAGATATACAAATTCACCTGGGATctcaaccctttttttttttttttgtatttttctgaagctggaaacgggagagacagccagacagactcccgcatgcgcccgacagtgatccacccggcacgcccaccaggggcgaagctctgccccccaggggtcgatactctgcccctccagggcgtcgctctgccgggaccagagccactctagcgcctggggcagaggccaaggagccatccccagagcccgggccatctttgctccaatggagcctcagctgcgggaggggaagagagagacagagaggaaggagggggggtggagaagcaaatgggcgcttctcctgtgtgccctggccaggaatcgaacccgggtcccctgcacgccaggccgatgctctaccgctgagccaaccggccagggcggatctCAACCCTTTTGACTGCTACACTTTTGTCTTGGCTGTTTCCTCCCAAGAaacaccccccacctccccgcaGCTCCTCTAGGCAGCACCCTGTGGGACAGGATGgccccccagccctccccaccATTGCAGGTGATCCTTCTCCTCGGTGAAGCCAGCTCCCGCCAACGTGGCCGTAGCCTCGGATAGGAAGCCCACAAAATAGTTGCTGAAGTGGAAGGAGACAGCACTCTCGTAGGCTCGCAGCCACCTGGGGAGaaaggagcagggagggagaggcatCGTGCCCAGGGGCTGGCATGACACCCCACAATGTGTCCTCATCCCCAGCCCCACTCTGTAGACTTACCTTACCATGGTGCCCCTAAGGCCCCAAGGGGTCAGGAAGGcagcagagaagaaaggaaagagagtcaGAGGCCCAGGAGGCTGGCCTGAGTTGTTTGTAGACAAGACAGAAACAGTGGCAAAAAAGAGGTGCAGTGTGACAGtcgcacacatacatacactgtCAGTTTTATGGGGCTCAAATGGATGTGTGAACTGCTCCATAACATGACATAGTCTTGCAGTCTCACATGGCCAGAGATCCAGACCCAGCCACTGTCAGAGGCTGGACCTAACAGCCCCAGACCGTGACACAGCCACATGGCCAGACAAATACTATCACACTTCCAGCCTCACAGCTCTCTAACCTGACTCAGTGACCACAAGACACACAAAAGTCTTGCAGTTAGGCACAGAGATTGTCAGGCACCCtgctatgcacacacacacaaatcgaCACTCAAGATAGTCATCCTGTCACTCATACAATGGACAGTGaaaaacaggcagagtcccacattGGAAAAAGGGTCAGTTCTTAAATCAGGCCTAGCTGCTTAACTGGGTGACACTGGGCAAGTCACTCCACCTTCTAGAGCCTCATTCAGCATCAGACACAATTAGTGGCCAGTGAGTGGCAGGGGGAAACGGAGGTCATACAATCAAAACAGCTGGATGAAATGCTACAGTCATACCAGAGGACGATGGTCAGTCCTGCAGACAGGCACAGGCATATAGGCTGTTACAACCCCTCAGCTAAACACCACCACACAGCCAGAGAAAGCAGACCCAACAGGAAGAATTCAACACAGGCATGCACATAACATGCTACAGTCAGACCCATTCCCAGCCAGAGTTAAAGATAAGTCAGACTTACCCAATGACAGCCACACAAACTATCATTGACAATGGCACAGCCAGAACTCCAGTCCAACACAGGAAGTCACTGGCTGAGAGACAAACAACCCATACACACGCCTAGCCAGAGTCACATACAGATCAGCATCACCACCCAACTCGTTCTTGTCACTCCCTGTTACAGTCATGAACAGATTCATACCATGGATGTAGGAATACTCAGTTGTACATGGAGTCACAGAGCCTATCTTGGCCAAACAGCCACAGACAGACACTCAGTCTCTGTCCAGTCATGGGGTAGATGGCCAGATGGTCTCACACTTGACCAAGAGATTACAGactgtgcccccaccccctcccagttAGCCCACCTGCCCTCAGCACTTGCCCTCATTTACCTGGCTTTGCGTTTCTTGCTGTAGTAACAGAAGACAGACAGAAGCATTAAGAGACAGGTTCAGAGCTGGAGAGACCCCAGGTCCGTACCCAACCCCCTCAATGCAGGGCAGAGGCCTCGAAGGCCATGCTCACTTTCGAAGGAGGCGGTCACCGTCAAGGGGGATGAAGTACGGGAAGAGGTAAGGGCCCACACAAGTGGACAGCACAAGGCACAGCAGGGCCAGCGCCAGGCTCCGGGCCACCTTCTGCAGCCATCGGCGGCTCTGTGGGGATCAAGGCTCTATGAAGACTGCCCCGTGGGGGGCTCCCACAGTCCCTGCCCACCTATCCACCCAGGACCTCACCAGTGGGTGACCTTGGACAGCCTGTAGGTAGCTGTGGAAGGATATCCAGGGCCCAAAGACGATGGTGCCCACGAAGTAGAGGTAGCCCATGAACTCCACGGGTGAGGGCACTGCACCCACCTCGCCCCGGTCCAGGTCGAAGCCCAGAGACACCGCCTTCATGGCCACGATCATCTGGGCCCCTATGTGTGGTGCCCGTGGTCAAGTGAATGGGGAGAGAGCAGGTCAGCATGGGGGAATGGGGAACACCAGGTGAGAGGTGGTAGGAAAAGAGGAGTTCAAGGGCAGACAGGTGGGCAGGGAGTCAAATAGGCAGATGAGCAGGTGGGCCAGGATCGGCAGACGCCCTTTTCCAAGAGTCAGGCATGTACatgggaaggacagacagggtgAAAAGGCATGGTAGAGACACAGATGTAAAGGGAACCCGAGGCCTACACGTCCAGTGGGGTGCACAGATGAGGGACAAAGGTGGGGAAGGAAAGACAGAGTTGGAGGTTCGGAGATGTAGAGCGGGGCAGGGAGCTGGAGCAGGTGAGAGAGCCAGGGCTTCCTACCTCGCATCTTGTGCCATGTCACAGTGTCCACCATGTGCATCTCACTGAGAAAAAAAGTGGCAGTCTTGGGCCTATGACTCCCATGGCCTCAGATTCCATAAAGGGGGGACCATAAAGGTTTGGAGAGGGTACCTTCCCTTGTTCTGTACAACCTCATAGAGGAATAATTCTTCAGGACTTCTTCCTCCAGGGGGAGCCCAAGTCCAGCCTGTCCTGTACAGTCTTTAGAAGGAACCTAGTCtcccacattccctcctccaggAACACCTCATGCCCTTCCTATCCTGGGCAACCTCTGAGGAGCAGCCGGGGCCCACCTGCCCTCTGCCATCAGTGTGGGGATGAGGGCTCACATCCATACCCCATGAGCAGGTAGATGAGGATGGTGACGGAGAGGAAGACGCCGCGATGGGAGGAATGTCTGCAGAGGAATAGCACGAGGTAGCACAGGAGGCTGAGCAGCACAACCCAAACCATGTGCAGTTGGAAGAAGTGGTAGAGGCTGAAGAACCCGCCTGCTACGGTGCTTGCGTGCTTCAGGTAGGATGGCAACCCttcaggtgagagagagagaacaggaaagggAAGTTGGGCGGGCTGGCAGGAAGGGAGGGCAACCTGAGCGGAGGGCACTCCCTGGGCAAAGGCCTAGAGgtaggaatgtggtgggattgcAGGTGGGCCCAAAAGAGGTGTTGGGGAGCTGGAGCGGCGCAAGGCCTGGgtttaaagaaaaggaacacCTATAAAGGACATTCCAGAACCCTGGGAGAAATGTATCAATTTGTATTGGGTAATATTATTGCATACAGATTAAATTTccgcttcttttttattatttaatgagaggatgaggaggcagaggcagactacCGCTtgcgccctgactgagatccacccggcatgcccactagggggcgatgctctgcccatctggggcccttgctctgttgcaacgggagccattttttagcacttaaggcggaggccacagagccatcctcagctcctggggccaacttgctccaatcgagccatggttccacaaaaggaggagaagagaaaaagagacgcgagaagcaggtgggcactgctcctgtgtgtcctgaccaggaattgaacctgggactttcacatgccaggcagacgctctaccactgagccaaccagccagagcacaGATTAAATTTCTTGAGGGATGATGGTTGAGGCTGTGGTTTTGGGGGAAGATGTCCTTGTTCTTAGGCGGACACACACTGATGGATTTGGGGTGAATTGCCATCAGGTTATTCAAATGATTtagggagagatagatagatagatgatagatagatagatagatagatagatagatagatagatgacagatagaacAGGCTAATGTGGGAAGATATTGACAGCTGGAGAATCTGGTAATCTATATATGAATGCTCATTGTATTATTCTTTCAACTTAATTCTAgtaaatgaaatatttcaaaatgataaaccTAAGGAAAAGTAAaacatccatttaaaaaaaaagaaaaaaaaaagaaagtgcagaACCTTTGAATTCAGATATCTAAAATTCTCAGCATTCTATAGAGACCTTGGGAActtgaaatcttatcatttggaTATAGACTTGCTGTGATTGTGGAATCACTCCAGAATTGTAGCATCCAGAAATCTTATCATGCCCTGATTCTAGAAATACAGAATGCCAGCATTTTAGAAGCCTAGAATGTGAGAATTTTAACTTGTCAGATCATCAAACCCTGTAATATGGTACTTTGGGATTCCATAACCCTTAGAAACCAGTATTCCACAATCTTATAACCTTGAGATGTAGACATTTCAAGATCCCCAAATCCAagaacctcagctttccagaatCCTAGAACCCAGTAATGACGAAAGGCATGGCTTAGCATCGTTGGACGTGGCTTGGTGTGGTGTGGCATGGGGTGGCTGGGCATAGTAGGATGTGGTGTGGTAGAATGGTGCTTGGCCTGGAGGGATGTGGGGAGCTGGACACGTTGGTGTCTGGCTTGGCATGGTAAGATGTGGTGGGATAAGGTGTGGCTTGGTATGGATGAATGTGGCAGGTGTGATATGGCCTGGTGTGGTGGCACATAGTATGGCAGGCACTTACCGAGCCTCCAGAAGAGGCGGCAGGAGAGGCAGATGGCAAGGAGCAGCCAGATCTGGTCAAGGCCCTGCTGGGCAGTAGGCAGGAGACAGCCCTGCAGCAGCTGCTGGAAAAATTCCTGCCGGCTGAAGGTGGCCATTGCAGCCTCCcacggatggatggacagatggatagaCCTGTCAAAGTGGGGACACAGAACTGGGATGTCGATAGGGCAGACCATGCTCAAGGAAGACTTGAATACTCAGATTTCAGTTTGGGGCTGTTCAACGTATGGAGATGCATGGtactgggggctgggggagggtgtGAGTGTCAGGTACATCAGACTGAGCCGCcaactgtgtgtgtgggggcgtcctgggtgcacacacacagatctTGACCTGTGGTGAATGAAAGACCTGTGTTTCTCCTATGCTGTGCGGAGTCGGGTCTGATGGGGGAATGAATGGTGTGCATTCCAGAACAGTACATCAAATGGGGAACGTCTCTGATTTCCAAGGTAGAGTCACTCTGTgtggagggcagagagggagataCTGTGACATTTGGGGGCCATGTGCATCTCTCCTTGTACGGATGTGAGGGGTGTCCTGTATCCCCCGCGTGCCTCATCTCACCCCCACCCAGCCACTCCTGACCACCAACAAAGCCCTGCTCAGGCCCCAGGGCTTCagggaggaggtggtggtggttcGGGGCATAGAAGAAGCGGGTGTCTGAAAGGTGATGGAGAGGGGACCCCAGAACACGCGCTGCAGATCAGTGCGGGGAGGCCGGCTCAGTATGGGAACGAATGAGCCGTGCGCGCACTCCTGTGACTTACCTGGCAGGAAGGAAGCTGCGGTCCCGGGGGCCGGGGACGCACCGCCGCCGCCACCGTCGCCGCCTCCTCCCGGCAGCCTCCCCCGCAGGCCGCAAGGCCGGGACCAGCTGCGGCTCCCAAGGCAGCGCCGCGAGCGGGCCCTTTAAATCCCGGGGAGGCCCGGCTGCCCAACTCGGCCAATGAGAAAGCAGGAGCGGGGCGGGGCcggcggaggaggagggaagcgGGAGGGTCGAGGGAAATGAGGAGTGGGAGGTTGAGAGGAGAAGGGTGCTCCGGCTTGTTTGCGCGTACCAGGTTTGCGCTCGCACCTTTCCAGCTGTGAGTGGTGCAGCCCCTGAACATTCCCGTCCGAAGATCTTCTCGCGGACCAAGAACAAACTTTCCTAATCGTCGGATTTCTAATCCTTGGAAACTGAGATGGgaaagatgggggagggaggagggaaagcccGCTCACCTTGACTGCTTACCCGCGCGCGTCTTCTTGACACTGTTGTGTCTccgtttcacagatgagaaaataaaccgaggtctctttttttccccctcctttgaGGGAATGAAAGAAATTTCCAATCTTCCCCACTCCCAGGGATTGGCCAGAAACATTTGTATTGATTGTGTAATCGCGGAGCGCCGATTA from Saccopteryx leptura isolate mSacLep1 chromosome X, mSacLep1_pri_phased_curated, whole genome shotgun sequence includes:
- the PORCN gene encoding protein-serine O-palmitoleoyltransferase porcupine isoform X1, which codes for MATFSRQEFFQQLLQGCLLPTAQQGLDQIWLLLAICLSCRLFWRLGLPSYLKHASTVAGGFFSLYHFFQLHMVWVVLLSLLCYLVLFLCRHSSHRGVFLSVTILIYLLMGEMHMVDTVTWHKMRGAQMIVAMKAVSLGFDLDRGEVGAVPSPVEFMGYLYFVGTIVFGPWISFHSYLQAVQGHPLSRRWLQKVARSLALALLCLVLSTCVGPYLFPYFIPLDGDRLLRNKKRKARGTMVRWLRAYESAVSFHFSNYFVGFLSEATATLAGAGFTEEKDHLQWDLTVSKPLNVELPRSMVEVVTSWNLPMSYWLNNYVFKNALRLGTFSAVLVTYAASALLHGFSFHLAAVLLSLAFITYVEHVLRKRLARTLSACVLSKRCPPDCSHQHRLGLGVRALNLLFGALAIFHLAYLGSLFDVDVDDTTEEQQERERDKDKQTGRERDEKHQLIVAAPLLFIDRFLICALTGGLQPCQ
- the PORCN gene encoding protein-serine O-palmitoleoyltransferase porcupine isoform X6; protein product: MATFSRQEFFQQLLQGCLLPTAQQGLDQIWLLLAICLSCRLFWRLGLPSYLKHASTVAGGFFSLYHFFQLHMVWVVLLSLLCYLVLFLCRHSSHRGVFLSVTILIYLLMGEMHMVDTVTWHKMRGAQMIVAMKAVSLGFDLDRGEVGAVPSPVEFMGYLYFVGTIVFGPWISFHSYLQAVQGHPLSRRWLQKVARSLALALLCLVLSTCVGPYLFPYFIPLDGDRLLRNKKRKARWLRAYESAVSFHFSNYFVGFLSEATATLAGAGFTEEKDHLQWDLTVSKPLNVELPRSMVEVVTSWNLPMSYWLNNYVFKNALRLGTFSAVLVTYAASALLHGFSFHLAAVLLSLAFITYVEHVLRKRLARTLSACVLSKRCPPDCSHQHRLGLGVRALNLLFGALAIFHLAYLGSLFDVDVDDTTEEQGYGMAYTVHKWSELSWASHWVTFGCWIFYRLIG
- the PORCN gene encoding protein-serine O-palmitoleoyltransferase porcupine isoform X7; this encodes MATFSRQEFFQQLLQGCLLPTAQQGLDQIWLLLAICLSCRLFWRLGLPSYLKHASTVAGGFFSLYHFFQLHMVWVVLLSLLCYLVLFLCRHSSHRGVFLSVTILIYLLMGEMHMVDTVTWHKMRGAQMIVAMKAVSLGFDLDRGEVGAVPSPVEFMGYLYFVGTIVFGPWISFHSYLQAVQGHPLSRRWLQKVARSLALALLCLVLSTCVGPYLFPYFIPLDGDRLLRKWLRAYESAVSFHFSNYFVGFLSEATATLAGAGFTEEKDHLQWDLTVSKPLNVELPRSMVEVVTSWNLPMSYWLNNYVFKNALRLGTFSAVLVTYAASALLHGFSFHLAAVLLSLAFITYVEHVLRKRLARTLSACVLSKRCPPDCSHQHRLGLGVRALNLLFGALAIFHLAYLGSLFDVDVDDTTEEQGYGMAYTVHKWSELSWASHWVTFGCWIFYRLIG
- the PORCN gene encoding protein-serine O-palmitoleoyltransferase porcupine isoform X2, which encodes MATFSRQEFFQQLLQGCLLPTAQQGLDQIWLLLAICLSCRLFWRLGLPSYLKHASTVAGGFFSLYHFFQLHMVWVVLLSLLCYLVLFLCRHSSHRGVFLSVTILIYLLMGEMHMVDTVTWHKMRGAQMIVAMKAVSLGFDLDRGEVGAVPSPVEFMGYLYFVGTIVFGPWISFHSYLQAVQGHPLSRRWLQKVARSLALALLCLVLSTCVGPYLFPYFIPLDGDRLLRNKKRKARGTMVRWLRAYESAVSFHFSNYFVGFLSEATATLAGAGFTEEKDHLQWDLTVSKPLNVELPRSMVEVVTSWNLPMSYWLNNYVFKNALRLGTFSAVLVTYAASALLHGFSFHLAAVLLSLAFITYVEHVLRKRLARTLSACVLSKRCPPDCSHQHRLGLGVRALNLLFGALAIFHLAYLGSLFDVDVDDTTEEQERERDKDKQTGRERDEKHQLIVAAPLLFIDRFLICALTGGLQPCQ
- the PORCN gene encoding protein-serine O-palmitoleoyltransferase porcupine isoform X8; translated protein: MATFSRQEFFQQLLQGCLLPTAQQGLDQIWLLLAICLSCRLFWRLGLPSYLKHASTVAGGFFSLYHFFQLHMVWVVLLSLLCYLVLFLCRHSSHRGVFLSVTILIYLLMGEMHMVDTVTWHKMRGAQMIVAMKAVSLGFDLDRGEVGAVPSPVEFMGYLYFVGTIVFGPWISFHSYLQAVQGHPLSRRWLQKVARSLALALLCLVLSTCVGPYLFPYFIPLDGDRLLRNKKRKARGTMVRWLRAYESAVSFHFSNYFVGFLSEATATLAGAGFTEEKDHLQWDLTVSKPLNVELPRSMVEVVTSWNLPMSYWLNNYVFKNALRLGTFSAVLVTYAASALLHGFSFHLAAVLLSLAFITYVEHVLRKRLARTLSACVLSKRCPPDCSHQHRLGYGMAYTVHKWSELSWASHWVTFGCWIFYRLIG
- the PORCN gene encoding protein-serine O-palmitoleoyltransferase porcupine isoform X4 — encoded protein: MATFSRQEFFQQLLQGCLLPTAQQGLDQIWLLLAICLSCRLFWRLGLPSYLKHASTVAGGFFSLYHFFQLHMVWVVLLSLLCYLVLFLCRHSSHRGVFLSVTILIYLLMGEMHMVDTVTWHKMRGAQMIVAMKAVSLGFDLDRGEVGAVPSPVEFMGYLYFVGTIVFGPWISFHSYLQAVQGHPLSRRWLQKVARSLALALLCLVLSTCVGPYLFPYFIPLDGDRLLRKWLRAYESAVSFHFSNYFVGFLSEATATLAGAGFTEEKDHLQWDLTVSKPLNVELPRSMVEVVTSWNLPMSYWLNNYVFKNALRLGTFSAVLVTYAASALLHGFSFHLAAVLLSLAFITYVEHVLRKRLARTLSACVLSKRCPPDCSHQHRLGLGVRALNLLFGALAIFHLAYLGSLFDVDVDDTTEEQQERERDKDKQTGRERDEKHQLIVAAPLLFIDRFLICALTGGLQPCQ
- the PORCN gene encoding protein-serine O-palmitoleoyltransferase porcupine isoform X5, producing MATFSRQEFFQQLLQGCLLPTAQQGLDQIWLLLAICLSCRLFWRLGLPSYLKHASTVAGGFFSLYHFFQLHMVWVVLLSLLCYLVLFLCRHSSHRGVFLSVTILIYLLMGEMHMVDTVTWHKMRGAQMIVAMKAVSLGFDLDRGEVGAVPSPVEFMGYLYFVGTIVFGPWISFHSYLQAVQGHPLSRRWLQKVARSLALALLCLVLSTCVGPYLFPYFIPLDGDRLLRNKKRKARGTMVRWLRAYESAVSFHFSNYFVGFLSEATATLAGAGFTEEKDHLQWDLTVSKPLNVELPRSMVEVVTSWNLPMSYWLNNYVFKNALRLGTFSAVLVTYAASALLHGFSFHLAAVLLSLAFITYVEHVLRKRLARTLSACVLSKRCPPDCSHQHRLGLGVRALNLLFGALAIFHLAYLGSLFDVDVDDTTEEQGYGMAYTVHKWSELSWASHWVTFGCWIFYRLIG
- the PORCN gene encoding protein-serine O-palmitoleoyltransferase porcupine isoform X3, giving the protein MATFSRQEFFQQLLQGCLLPTAQQGLDQIWLLLAICLSCRLFWRLGLPSYLKHASTVAGGFFSLYHFFQLHMVWVVLLSLLCYLVLFLCRHSSHRGVFLSVTILIYLLMGEMHMVDTVTWHKMRGAQMIVAMKAVSLGFDLDRGEVGAVPSPVEFMGYLYFVGTIVFGPWISFHSYLQAVQGHPLSRRWLQKVARSLALALLCLVLSTCVGPYLFPYFIPLDGDRLLRNKKRKARWLRAYESAVSFHFSNYFVGFLSEATATLAGAGFTEEKDHLQWDLTVSKPLNVELPRSMVEVVTSWNLPMSYWLNNYVFKNALRLGTFSAVLVTYAASALLHGFSFHLAAVLLSLAFITYVEHVLRKRLARTLSACVLSKRCPPDCSHQHRLGLGVRALNLLFGALAIFHLAYLGSLFDVDVDDTTEEQQERERDKDKQTGRERDEKHQLIVAAPLLFIDRFLICALTGGLQPCQ